One window of Cupriavidus oxalaticus genomic DNA carries:
- a CDS encoding winged helix-turn-helix transcriptional regulator gives MNATASDLRQCSIAATLSLVGEKWTILILRDVFHGVTRFDEFLRRLECSPAVLSARLKTLTEAGLLRKVSYREPGERERFEYRPTRAAVELLPVLIGLMQWGDRHMTSCGEGPVQIRSQSSGKLVRAALVDEDNVLVSPRDMQVVPVAPRRTEGKQ, from the coding sequence ATGAACGCCACCGCGTCTGACCTCCGCCAATGCTCGATCGCCGCCACGCTTTCGCTGGTCGGTGAAAAGTGGACGATTCTTATCCTGCGGGACGTATTCCACGGCGTCACGCGCTTCGACGAGTTCCTGCGGCGGCTCGAATGCTCTCCGGCCGTGCTGTCCGCACGGCTCAAGACGCTGACCGAAGCCGGCCTGCTGCGTAAGGTCAGCTACCGCGAGCCCGGCGAACGCGAGCGCTTCGAGTACCGCCCCACGCGCGCCGCCGTCGAGTTGTTGCCGGTGTTGATCGGCCTGATGCAATGGGGCGACAGGCACATGACGTCCTGCGGCGAAGGCCCGGTCCAGATCCGCTCGCAGTCCAGCGGCAAGCTGGTGCGCGCGGCGCTGGTCGACGAGGACAATGTGCTGGTGTCTCCGCGCGACATGCAGGTCGTTCCCGTTGCTCCACGCCGCACCGAAGGCAAGCAATAA
- a CDS encoding GNAT family N-acetyltransferase produces MTGRSRSTTAHAASEPLAESWPVGRGGQVMVRRTHEQDRGALRAMIDGLSRESRYFRFLTGGRVVDQVVDGLARPAPGSVALVVVAPDAQGTPAIVASAEYVVTGRVAEFAVVVADGWQGQGLGRRLITRLRDHARAAGLRAMRGDVLSENRRMLAILRGLGFSSRRNPEDSFLHEVSMTLREEAGSGQRLPADWFGAY; encoded by the coding sequence ATGACAGGCAGGAGCCGATCGACGACAGCGCACGCAGCCAGCGAACCACTGGCAGAAAGCTGGCCGGTGGGCCGGGGTGGGCAGGTGATGGTGCGCCGCACGCACGAGCAGGATCGCGGCGCGTTGCGCGCCATGATCGATGGACTGTCGCGTGAAAGCCGCTACTTCCGCTTCCTGACCGGTGGGCGGGTGGTCGACCAGGTCGTCGACGGGCTGGCCCGGCCCGCGCCGGGCAGCGTGGCGCTGGTGGTAGTCGCGCCCGACGCGCAAGGGACGCCGGCGATCGTCGCCAGCGCCGAATACGTCGTGACCGGCCGTGTCGCCGAATTTGCGGTGGTCGTCGCCGATGGCTGGCAAGGGCAGGGCCTGGGCCGGCGCCTGATCACGCGGCTGCGCGACCATGCCCGCGCGGCTGGCTTGCGCGCCATGCGCGGCGACGTGCTCAGCGAGAACCGCCGCATGCTGGCGATCCTGCGGGGCCTGGGCTTCAGCAGCCGGCGCAATCCGGAGGACAGCTTCCTGCACGAAGTCTCGATGACGCTGCGGGAGGAAGCGGGCAGCGGCCAGCGGCTGCCGGCGGACTGGTTCGGCGCGTACTGA
- a CDS encoding EamA family transporter: protein MASLCVGTSFAKHLFDALGAQGTTALRVSFSALILLCVWRPWRIPLTRANAEAITLYGAALGATNLLFYMSLRTVPLGLAIAIEFTGPLAVAVLSSRRAIDFLWIACAVTGLLLLLPIGEAAGTLDPVGIGYALAAGVGWALYIVFGQKAGNAHGGQATSLGLTMAALVVLPFGVAHAGSALLSPPLLLAGLAVGVLSSAIPYSLEMVALKRLHRRTFGILLSMEPAMGALAGLVFLHEQLSPLQWLAIASIITASVGCTATSRGKRDAG, encoded by the coding sequence ATGGCCTCGCTATGCGTCGGCACGTCGTTCGCCAAGCATCTGTTCGACGCGCTCGGCGCGCAAGGCACCACGGCGCTTCGCGTCAGCTTCTCGGCCCTGATCCTGCTGTGTGTATGGCGGCCGTGGCGCATCCCCCTGACGCGCGCCAATGCGGAGGCGATCACGCTGTATGGCGCGGCGCTGGGCGCGACCAACCTGCTGTTCTACATGTCGCTGCGCACGGTACCGCTGGGGCTGGCGATTGCCATCGAGTTCACCGGGCCGCTGGCAGTGGCGGTGCTGTCGTCACGGCGCGCCATCGACTTCCTGTGGATTGCGTGCGCGGTAACGGGCCTGCTGCTGTTGCTGCCGATTGGCGAGGCGGCCGGCACGCTCGATCCGGTCGGCATCGGCTACGCGCTGGCCGCCGGCGTGGGCTGGGCGCTCTATATCGTATTCGGGCAGAAGGCCGGCAACGCGCACGGCGGCCAGGCTACCTCGCTGGGACTGACCATGGCAGCGCTGGTGGTGCTGCCGTTCGGGGTGGCGCACGCCGGCAGCGCGCTGCTCAGCCCGCCGCTGCTGCTGGCGGGGCTGGCGGTGGGCGTGCTGTCCAGTGCGATTCCCTATTCGCTGGAAATGGTGGCGCTCAAGCGCCTGCACCGGCGCACCTTCGGCATCCTGCTGAGCATGGAGCCGGCCATGGGCGCGCTGGCGGGGCTGGTGTTCCTGCATGAACAGCTGAGCCCGCTGCAGTGGCTGGCGATCGCCAGCATCATCACCGCTTCGGTCGGTTGCACGGCGACTTCGCGCGGCAAGCGCGATGCCGGCTGA
- a CDS encoding efflux transporter outer membrane subunit, producing MRSLSRHSSPAQRLLPRASVLALSLALAACTLEPQYQRPDAPIPSAFPDGAAYRTPQAAAGQPGQRAQAVQPPGPSAADLGWRDVFLDPQLRQLIELALANNRDLRIATLSIDEARALYQIERAAQFPTVEANAGMASQRLPSRVRAPGQSQQITTYNAGIGFTAFELDFFGRVRSLKHAALEQYLATEEARRSAQIALVAEVANAYLTLRADRELLRLSQDTLKTQQEAAEMVRRGRQAGAMAQLDQHRVQTQVQTAQVGVEQYTRQVAQDENALTLLVGTQLPKSIAEGGNPAAGAAADPLEPRTLMQEFPEGLPSSLLTRRPDILDAEHQLKAANANIGAARAAFFPRISLTGALGVASTSLAGLFSGGMAWLFAPQLTVPIFDGGRNRAGLDAANVRKDINVANYEKTIQTAFREVADSMAARATYERQVKAQEALVREGSETRRLSEMRFKNGVDDYFGVFDAQRQLYAAQQSLVTYKLAGLTSRVSLYKALGGGWREVTDNGGNGARPAPPGPAASAAPRAPAAAAPRPAQAPVPVAAAPRAAQAQAQAPAAAPAPAPAPAPAPAPAPAPAPAPAPAPAPAPAAPR from the coding sequence ATGCGAAGCCTGAGCCGCCACTCCTCCCCTGCACAACGCTTGCTGCCCCGCGCCTCGGTGTTGGCGCTGTCACTGGCGCTCGCAGCCTGCACGCTGGAGCCGCAATACCAGCGGCCCGACGCGCCGATCCCTTCGGCGTTTCCGGATGGCGCCGCCTACCGCACGCCGCAGGCCGCCGCCGGCCAGCCTGGCCAGCGTGCTCAGGCGGTACAGCCGCCCGGGCCTTCCGCCGCCGATCTCGGCTGGCGCGATGTCTTCCTCGACCCGCAGTTGCGCCAGCTGATCGAACTCGCGCTGGCGAACAACCGCGACCTGCGCATAGCCACGCTTTCCATCGACGAAGCCCGCGCGCTCTACCAGATCGAACGCGCGGCGCAGTTCCCGACGGTGGAGGCCAATGCCGGCATGGCGTCGCAGCGCCTGCCGTCGCGGGTGCGTGCGCCGGGCCAGTCGCAGCAGATCACCACCTACAACGCCGGCATCGGCTTCACCGCATTCGAACTCGATTTCTTCGGCCGGGTGCGCAGCCTCAAGCATGCGGCGCTGGAGCAATACCTGGCCACCGAGGAAGCGCGCCGCAGCGCGCAGATTGCGCTGGTGGCGGAGGTTGCCAACGCCTACCTGACGCTGCGCGCCGACCGCGAGCTGCTGCGGCTGTCGCAGGACACGCTGAAGACGCAGCAGGAAGCGGCCGAAATGGTGCGGCGCGGGCGCCAGGCGGGCGCGATGGCGCAGCTGGACCAGCATCGCGTGCAAACCCAGGTGCAGACGGCGCAGGTCGGCGTGGAACAGTACACGCGGCAGGTGGCGCAGGACGAGAACGCGCTGACACTGCTGGTCGGCACCCAGTTGCCGAAGTCGATCGCCGAGGGCGGCAACCCGGCCGCTGGCGCGGCGGCAGACCCGCTCGAGCCGCGCACGCTGATGCAAGAGTTCCCGGAGGGGCTGCCATCGAGCCTTCTGACGCGGCGCCCCGACATCCTCGACGCCGAGCACCAGCTCAAGGCCGCCAACGCCAATATCGGCGCCGCACGCGCGGCGTTCTTCCCGCGCATCTCGCTGACTGGCGCGCTGGGCGTGGCCAGCACCAGCCTGGCGGGGCTGTTCTCCGGCGGCATGGCCTGGCTGTTCGCGCCGCAGCTGACGGTGCCGATCTTTGATGGCGGGCGCAATCGTGCCGGGCTGGATGCCGCCAACGTGCGCAAGGACATCAACGTGGCCAACTACGAGAAGACCATCCAGACCGCCTTCCGCGAAGTGGCCGACAGCATGGCGGCGCGCGCGACCTACGAGCGCCAGGTCAAGGCGCAGGAAGCGCTGGTGCGCGAAGGCAGCGAGACGCGGCGGCTGTCGGAGATGCGCTTCAAGAACGGGGTCGATGACTACTTCGGCGTCTTCGATGCGCAGCGCCAGCTCTATGCCGCGCAACAGTCGCTGGTCACGTACAAGCTGGCGGGGCTGACCAGCCGGGTATCGCTGTACAAGGCGCTCGGCGGCGGCTGGCGGGAGGTAACGGACAACGGGGGCAATGGCGCCCGCCCTGCGCCACCCGGACCGGCGGCATCGGCCGCGCCGCGGGCGCCGGCTGCGGCAGCGCCACGCCCGGCGCAAGCACCGGTCCCGGTAGCTGCAGCGCCACGTGCGGCGCAGGCGCAGGCGCAGGCACCGGCAGCCGCACCGGCCCCTGCACCGGCCCCTGCACCAGCACCAGCACCAGCACCTGCACCTGCACCTGCACCTGCTCCAGCTCCAGCTCCAGCACCTGCAGCGCCACGCTGA